In the Acidobacteriota bacterium genome, one interval contains:
- a CDS encoding glycosyltransferase family 4 protein: MRIVVPVIGVAGSGGFRVLTRFATEWAAVGHDVRIVAVATGRPPYFPTAASFVWVDQSGNPVPSHARHDPRRVEGVGFVVRTMRALSRALSRLAEETDLLLANHSLTAWCVAWQRTSATKVYYVQAYEVESLEGPRLRRWPLAALAYASYHLPMRRIVNAPVFRRYRNLRADAVVPPGIDSAHMFPRATPACEGTTAPVIGCIGRKQRWKGTADVVDAVERLVRAGRQVRLRVAYHLPEGVRPSEFVELVVPRDDCELGEFYRGLDVLVAPATTQLGSVHYPVLEGMATAVPVVTTGYHPAHVDADNAWIVPPHSPAAIAEAVVGVMDDVETRRRRVSRALSDVSGLAWPGLARQFLEESCR, encoded by the coding sequence GTGATTGGTGTCGCCGGTTCCGGAGGCTTCCGGGTGTTGACCCGGTTCGCCACCGAGTGGGCCGCCGTCGGACACGACGTGAGGATCGTCGCCGTCGCGACAGGTCGGCCTCCGTATTTTCCGACGGCGGCATCGTTCGTCTGGGTGGATCAGTCGGGCAACCCCGTGCCCTCGCATGCACGGCACGACCCAAGGCGGGTTGAAGGCGTCGGCTTCGTCGTTCGGACCATGCGCGCCCTCTCTCGCGCGCTCTCGCGCCTTGCGGAGGAGACAGATCTCCTGCTCGCGAACCATTCGCTCACGGCCTGGTGCGTGGCGTGGCAACGCACGTCGGCCACGAAGGTCTATTACGTGCAGGCGTACGAAGTCGAGTCGTTGGAAGGTCCGCGGCTTCGACGCTGGCCGCTGGCTGCCCTGGCGTACGCCAGCTACCATCTTCCGATGCGTCGCATCGTGAATGCGCCGGTCTTCCGCCGCTATCGCAATCTAAGGGCGGATGCGGTCGTGCCGCCCGGCATCGATTCGGCCCACATGTTTCCGCGGGCGACGCCTGCCTGCGAGGGCACGACCGCTCCCGTGATCGGCTGCATTGGGCGCAAGCAACGGTGGAAGGGGACTGCCGACGTCGTCGATGCCGTGGAGCGGCTGGTGCGGGCCGGCCGACAGGTTCGCCTGCGGGTGGCCTATCACCTGCCCGAGGGAGTCCGGCCCTCGGAGTTCGTCGAACTCGTCGTGCCCCGTGACGATTGCGAACTCGGTGAGTTCTACCGGGGTCTCGACGTCCTCGTCGCTCCCGCCACGACTCAGCTTGGCTCGGTCCACTATCCCGTGCTCGAGGGGATGGCGACGGCCGTACCCGTGGTCACCACGGGATACCATCCCGCGCACGTGGACGCCGACAACGCGTGGATCGTCCCGCCCCATTCCCCTGCGGCCATTGCCGAGGCCGTGGTGGGCGTGATGGACGACGTCGAGACGCGCCGCAGGCGCGTCTCTCGGGCGCTGTCAGACGTCTCCGGACTGGCGTGGCCCGGGTTGGCGAGGCAATTCCTCGAGGAGTCGTGCCGGTGA